One region of Pygocentrus nattereri isolate fPygNat1 chromosome 14, fPygNat1.pri, whole genome shotgun sequence genomic DNA includes:
- the LOC119265120 gene encoding uncharacterized protein LOC119265120 isoform X2 gives MKMLVIFGILVMFTEAGVGLLSMNPVCRFNQSDPCYGAVGRPLYLQLPYEYELHLKKIINGAPTERIFKFINHKITLKHPDYPRWQFVADNRTMIISSAEKRDSGRYILDTFDSRGNNRVYHLQLVIEAVVSSVTVTDSCLSIEKRNVYCSSDGDNVQYSWTFQHTHQLADVNQTLLLDKEVHGSVTCYAQNHVSHGKKTIEIQQCPDPTTVTPISTLKPKVTPRTQSGDIVFVSVWVLEIIILLSLLGGFHIYARIQRKQSKRAAERRGEPGTRRQRASLQEINHLTQLEQSAKYNRQ, from the exons ATGAAAATGCTGGTCATCTTTGGAATCTTGGTGATGTTCACTGAAGCTGGAGTGG GTTTGCTGTCCATGAACCCTGTTTGTAGATTTAATCAGAGTGATCCATGTTATGGAGCTGTGGGACGACCGCTGTACCTGCAGCTGCCATATGAGTATGAATTACACTTAAAGAAGATCATCAATGGAGCTCCTACTGAGCGTATTTTCAAATTTATAAAccataaaatcacattaaaacatCCAGATTATCCAAGATGGCAGTTTGTTGCTGATAACAGAACCATGATAATCAGCAGTGCAGAGAAAAGAGACTCAGGAAGATACATTTTAGATACATTTGATTCAAGAGGGAATAACAGAGTTTATCATCTCCAGCTGGTTATTGAAG CTGTGGTGTCCTCAGTGACTGTGACAGACAGCTGCTTATCAATTGAGAAGAGGAACGTTTACTGTTCGTCTGATGGAGATAATGTGCAATACAGCTGGACTTTCCAACATACACACCAACTGGCTGATGTGAACCAGACTCTTCTGCTGGACAAGGAAGTTCATGGAAGTGTCACCTGCTATGCTCAGAATCATGTTAGCCATGGGAAAAAAACTATTGAGATACAGCAGTGTCCTG ATCCTACAACTGTGACCCCCATTTCAACTCTGAAGCCTAAAGTGACACCAAGGACACAATCAG gaGACATTGTGTTTGTGTCAGTGTGGGTTTTGGAGATTATTATTCTGCTGTCATTGTTAGGAGGCTTTCACATCTACGCCAGAATCCAAAgaaaacagagcaagagagcagCAGAAA GAAGAGGAGAACCTGGAACAAGAAGACAGAGAGCATCATTACAGGAGATAAACCATCTCACACAACTGGAACAATCAGCAAAATACAACCGTcagtag
- the LOC119265120 gene encoding carcinoembryonic antigen-related cell adhesion molecule 20-like isoform X3: MKMLVIFGILVMFTEAGVGLLSMNPVCRFNQSDPCYGAVGRPLYLQLPYEYELHLKKIINGAPTERIFKFINHKITLKHPDYPRWQFVADNRTMIISSAEKRDSGRYILDTFDSRGNNRVYHLQLVIEGGSTQPLITSHTVVSSVTVTDSCLSIEKRNVYCSSDGDNVQYSWTFQHTHQLADVNQTLLLDKEVHGSVTCYAQNHVSHGKKTIEIQQCPDPTTVTPISTLKPKVTPRTQSGDIVFVSVWVLEIIILLSLLGGFHIYARIQRKQSKRAAESKEEENLEQEDREHHYRR; the protein is encoded by the exons ATGAAAATGCTGGTCATCTTTGGAATCTTGGTGATGTTCACTGAAGCTGGAGTGG GTTTGCTGTCCATGAACCCTGTTTGTAGATTTAATCAGAGTGATCCATGTTATGGAGCTGTGGGACGACCGCTGTACCTGCAGCTGCCATATGAGTATGAATTACACTTAAAGAAGATCATCAATGGAGCTCCTACTGAGCGTATTTTCAAATTTATAAAccataaaatcacattaaaacatCCAGATTATCCAAGATGGCAGTTTGTTGCTGATAACAGAACCATGATAATCAGCAGTGCAGAGAAAAGAGACTCAGGAAGATACATTTTAGATACATTTGATTCAAGAGGGAATAACAGAGTTTATCATCTCCAGCTGGTTATTGAAGGTGGGTCTACACAACCTCTAATCACATCACACA CTGTGGTGTCCTCAGTGACTGTGACAGACAGCTGCTTATCAATTGAGAAGAGGAACGTTTACTGTTCGTCTGATGGAGATAATGTGCAATACAGCTGGACTTTCCAACATACACACCAACTGGCTGATGTGAACCAGACTCTTCTGCTGGACAAGGAAGTTCATGGAAGTGTCACCTGCTATGCTCAGAATCATGTTAGCCATGGGAAAAAAACTATTGAGATACAGCAGTGTCCTG ATCCTACAACTGTGACCCCCATTTCAACTCTGAAGCCTAAAGTGACACCAAGGACACAATCAG gaGACATTGTGTTTGTGTCAGTGTGGGTTTTGGAGATTATTATTCTGCTGTCATTGTTAGGAGGCTTTCACATCTACGCCAGAATCCAAAgaaaacagagcaagagagcagCAGAAA GTAAGGAAGAGGAGAACCTGGAACAAGAAGACAGAGAGCATCATTACAGGAGATAA
- the LOC119265120 gene encoding carcinoembryonic antigen-related cell adhesion molecule 20-like isoform X1: MKMLVIFGILVMFTEAGVGLLSMNPVCRFNQSDPCYGAVGRPLYLQLPYEYELHLKKIINGAPTERIFKFINHKITLKHPDYPRWQFVADNRTMIISSAEKRDSGRYILDTFDSRGNNRVYHLQLVIEGGSTQPLITSHTVVSSVTVTDSCLSIEKRNVYCSSDGDNVQYSWTFQHTHQLADVNQTLLLDKEVHGSVTCYAQNHVSHGKKTIEIQQCPDPTTVTPISTLKPKVTPRTQSGDIVFVSVWVLEIIILLSLLGGFHIYARIQRKQSKRAAERRGEPGTRRQRASLQEINHLTQLEQSAKYNRQ; the protein is encoded by the exons ATGAAAATGCTGGTCATCTTTGGAATCTTGGTGATGTTCACTGAAGCTGGAGTGG GTTTGCTGTCCATGAACCCTGTTTGTAGATTTAATCAGAGTGATCCATGTTATGGAGCTGTGGGACGACCGCTGTACCTGCAGCTGCCATATGAGTATGAATTACACTTAAAGAAGATCATCAATGGAGCTCCTACTGAGCGTATTTTCAAATTTATAAAccataaaatcacattaaaacatCCAGATTATCCAAGATGGCAGTTTGTTGCTGATAACAGAACCATGATAATCAGCAGTGCAGAGAAAAGAGACTCAGGAAGATACATTTTAGATACATTTGATTCAAGAGGGAATAACAGAGTTTATCATCTCCAGCTGGTTATTGAAGGTGGGTCTACACAACCTCTAATCACATCACACA CTGTGGTGTCCTCAGTGACTGTGACAGACAGCTGCTTATCAATTGAGAAGAGGAACGTTTACTGTTCGTCTGATGGAGATAATGTGCAATACAGCTGGACTTTCCAACATACACACCAACTGGCTGATGTGAACCAGACTCTTCTGCTGGACAAGGAAGTTCATGGAAGTGTCACCTGCTATGCTCAGAATCATGTTAGCCATGGGAAAAAAACTATTGAGATACAGCAGTGTCCTG ATCCTACAACTGTGACCCCCATTTCAACTCTGAAGCCTAAAGTGACACCAAGGACACAATCAG gaGACATTGTGTTTGTGTCAGTGTGGGTTTTGGAGATTATTATTCTGCTGTCATTGTTAGGAGGCTTTCACATCTACGCCAGAATCCAAAgaaaacagagcaagagagcagCAGAAA GAAGAGGAGAACCTGGAACAAGAAGACAGAGAGCATCATTACAGGAGATAAACCATCTCACACAACTGGAACAATCAGCAAAATACAACCGTcagtag
- the LOC119265120 gene encoding carcinoembryonic antigen-related cell adhesion molecule 20-like isoform X5: MKMLVIFGILVMFTEAGVGLLSMNPVCRFNQSDPCYGAVGRPLYLQLPYEYELHLKKIINGAPTERIFKFINHKITLKHPDYPRWQFVADNRTMIISSAEKRDSGRYILDTFDSRGNNRVYHLQLVIEGGSTQPLITSHTVVSSVTVTDSCLSIEKRNVYCSSDGDNVQYSWTFQHTHQLADVNQTLLLDKEVHGSVTCYAQNHVSHGKKTIEIQQCPGDIVFVSVWVLEIIILLSLLGGFHIYARIQRKQSKRAAERRGEPGTRRQRASLQEINHLTQLEQSAKYNRQ, from the exons ATGAAAATGCTGGTCATCTTTGGAATCTTGGTGATGTTCACTGAAGCTGGAGTGG GTTTGCTGTCCATGAACCCTGTTTGTAGATTTAATCAGAGTGATCCATGTTATGGAGCTGTGGGACGACCGCTGTACCTGCAGCTGCCATATGAGTATGAATTACACTTAAAGAAGATCATCAATGGAGCTCCTACTGAGCGTATTTTCAAATTTATAAAccataaaatcacattaaaacatCCAGATTATCCAAGATGGCAGTTTGTTGCTGATAACAGAACCATGATAATCAGCAGTGCAGAGAAAAGAGACTCAGGAAGATACATTTTAGATACATTTGATTCAAGAGGGAATAACAGAGTTTATCATCTCCAGCTGGTTATTGAAGGTGGGTCTACACAACCTCTAATCACATCACACA CTGTGGTGTCCTCAGTGACTGTGACAGACAGCTGCTTATCAATTGAGAAGAGGAACGTTTACTGTTCGTCTGATGGAGATAATGTGCAATACAGCTGGACTTTCCAACATACACACCAACTGGCTGATGTGAACCAGACTCTTCTGCTGGACAAGGAAGTTCATGGAAGTGTCACCTGCTATGCTCAGAATCATGTTAGCCATGGGAAAAAAACTATTGAGATACAGCAGTGTCCTG gaGACATTGTGTTTGTGTCAGTGTGGGTTTTGGAGATTATTATTCTGCTGTCATTGTTAGGAGGCTTTCACATCTACGCCAGAATCCAAAgaaaacagagcaagagagcagCAGAAA GAAGAGGAGAACCTGGAACAAGAAGACAGAGAGCATCATTACAGGAGATAAACCATCTCACACAACTGGAACAATCAGCAAAATACAACCGTcagtag
- the LOC119265120 gene encoding uncharacterized protein LOC119265120 isoform X4 — MTESSCCSSSAGLLSMNPVCRFNQSDPCYGAVGRPLYLQLPSEDELHLKKNSNGAPAERIFKFINHKITLKHPDYPRWQFVTDNRTMIISSAEKRDSGRYTLYTYDSAARERGDYHLQLVIEAVVSSVTVTDSCLSIEKRNVYCSSDGDNVQYSWTFQHTHQLADVNQTLLLDKEVHGSVTCYAQNHVSHGKKTIEIQQCPDPTTVTPISTLKPKVTPRTQSGDIVFVSVWVLEIIILLSLLGGFHIYARIQRKQSKRAAERRGEPGTRRQRASLQEINHLTQLEQSAKYNRQ, encoded by the exons ATGACAGAATCTTCTTGCTGTTCTTCCTCTGCAGGTTTGCTGTCCATGAACCCTGTTTGTAGATTTAATCAGAGTGATCCATGTTATGGAGCTGTGGGACGACCGCTGTACCTGCAGCTGCCATCTGAGGAtgaattacacttaaaaaagaacAGCAATGGAGCTCCTGCTGAGCGTATTTTCAAATTTATAAAccataaaatcacattaaaacatCCAGATTATCCAAGATGGCAGTTTGTTACTGATAACAGAACCATGATAATCAGCAGTGCAGAGAAAAGAGACTCAGGAAGatacactttatatacatatGATTCAGCAGCGAGAGAAAGAGGCGATTATCATCTCCAGCTGGTTATTGAAG CTGTGGTGTCCTCAGTGACTGTGACAGACAGCTGCTTATCAATTGAGAAGAGGAACGTTTACTGTTCGTCTGATGGAGATAATGTGCAATACAGCTGGACTTTCCAACATACACACCAACTGGCTGATGTGAACCAGACTCTTCTGCTGGACAAGGAAGTTCATGGAAGTGTCACCTGCTATGCTCAGAATCATGTTAGCCATGGGAAAAAAACTATTGAGATACAGCAGTGTCCTG ATCCTACAACTGTGACCCCCATTTCAACTCTGAAGCCTAAAGTGACACCAAGGACACAATCAG gaGACATTGTGTTTGTGTCAGTGTGGGTTTTGGAGATTATTATTCTGCTGTCATTGTTAGGAGGCTTTCACATCTACGCCAGAATCCAAAgaaaacagagcaagagagcagCAGAAA GAAGAGGAGAACCTGGAACAAGAAGACAGAGAGCATCATTACAGGAGATAAACCATCTCACACAACTGGAACAATCAGCAAAATACAACCGTcagtag
- the LOC119265120 gene encoding carcinoembryonic antigen-related cell adhesion molecule 20-like isoform X6, whose translation MKMLVIFGILVMFTEAGVGLLSMNPVCRFNQSDPCYGAVGRPLYLQLPYEYELHLKKIINGAPTERIFKFINHKITLKHPDYPRWQFVADNRTMIISSAEKRDSGRYILDTFDSRGNNRVYHLQLVIEGGSTQPLITSHTVVSSVTVTDSCLSIEKRNVYCSSDGDNVQYSWTFQHTHQLADVNQTLLLDKEVHGSVTCYAQNHVSHGKKTIEIQQCPGDIVFVSVWVLEIIILLSLLGGFHIYARIQRKQSKRAAESKEEENLEQEDREHHYRR comes from the exons ATGAAAATGCTGGTCATCTTTGGAATCTTGGTGATGTTCACTGAAGCTGGAGTGG GTTTGCTGTCCATGAACCCTGTTTGTAGATTTAATCAGAGTGATCCATGTTATGGAGCTGTGGGACGACCGCTGTACCTGCAGCTGCCATATGAGTATGAATTACACTTAAAGAAGATCATCAATGGAGCTCCTACTGAGCGTATTTTCAAATTTATAAAccataaaatcacattaaaacatCCAGATTATCCAAGATGGCAGTTTGTTGCTGATAACAGAACCATGATAATCAGCAGTGCAGAGAAAAGAGACTCAGGAAGATACATTTTAGATACATTTGATTCAAGAGGGAATAACAGAGTTTATCATCTCCAGCTGGTTATTGAAGGTGGGTCTACACAACCTCTAATCACATCACACA CTGTGGTGTCCTCAGTGACTGTGACAGACAGCTGCTTATCAATTGAGAAGAGGAACGTTTACTGTTCGTCTGATGGAGATAATGTGCAATACAGCTGGACTTTCCAACATACACACCAACTGGCTGATGTGAACCAGACTCTTCTGCTGGACAAGGAAGTTCATGGAAGTGTCACCTGCTATGCTCAGAATCATGTTAGCCATGGGAAAAAAACTATTGAGATACAGCAGTGTCCTG gaGACATTGTGTTTGTGTCAGTGTGGGTTTTGGAGATTATTATTCTGCTGTCATTGTTAGGAGGCTTTCACATCTACGCCAGAATCCAAAgaaaacagagcaagagagcagCAGAAA GTAAGGAAGAGGAGAACCTGGAACAAGAAGACAGAGAGCATCATTACAGGAGATAA